In a genomic window of Bradyrhizobium ontarionense:
- a CDS encoding PRC-barrel domain-containing protein, with product MMPKRAPHIRARLLLLALLVLAGATWHANDGRAQQSPPEPAAKETSPPAAPAKEPAPPPSVTILGARDAHGVLGRDVRSSTGEDMGQIVDVIVDLSGTVRAAVIDFGGFLGVGSRKIVVDWTALDFKHLADKSDQVTLDLTKEQVKTAPEYKEDKPVVVLGAAGKLSPWIFDH from the coding sequence ATGATGCCGAAGCGCGCGCCCCATATCCGCGCTCGTCTCCTGCTCCTCGCATTGTTAGTGCTTGCGGGCGCGACATGGCATGCGAACGACGGCCGGGCGCAGCAGAGTCCGCCGGAGCCTGCTGCAAAGGAGACGTCGCCGCCTGCCGCGCCTGCGAAGGAGCCGGCGCCGCCGCCTTCGGTCACGATTCTCGGTGCGCGTGACGCGCATGGCGTGCTTGGTCGGGACGTGCGCAGTTCCACCGGCGAGGACATGGGACAGATCGTCGATGTGATCGTCGACCTCTCGGGAACCGTCCGGGCGGCCGTGATCGATTTCGGCGGATTCCTCGGTGTCGGCAGCCGCAAGATCGTGGTCGACTGGACCGCGCTCGACTTCAAGCATCTCGCCGACAAGAGCGACCAGGTCACGCTGGACCTCACCAAGGAGCAGGTGAAGACCGCTCCCGAGTACAAGGAGGACAAGCCCGTGGTGGTGCTGGGCGCCGCCGGGAAGCTGTCACCCTGGATTTTCGATCATTGA
- a CDS encoding ABC transporter ATP-binding protein → MDQLSGYTYRPFPFVMRYLRQRSASHLVILGAVAGAVACSVGTQYGVKFLVDSLSAGPHAGGGVWVAFALLISLIAADNILWRVASWIASFTFVRVTGDLRRDIFRHLTGHSPSYFGDRLPGMLSSRITATSNAVFTVENMFMWNVLPPCLATVAAICLIGTVSGPMAVGLLLIASAMVVAMFRLAAAGKPLHDDFADKAAMVDGEMVDVISNMPLVRAFCGLRHEHDRFDATVNRELAARARSLRYLEKLRILHATVTIVLTVALMAWAISLWQRGGATTGDVVLVCTLGLCILNATRDLAVAMVDVTQHVARMSEAIATLLQPHELRDDPEAEPLIKSGAAIAFDNVTFHYPGGHKLFENFTLRLQPGQRVGLVGQSGGGKSSLFTLLQRFYDPQTGHITIDGQNIARVTQQSLREAISVVPQDISLFHRSILENIRYGRPSATDDEVLRAAIAARCDFVETLPEGLQTMVGDRGVKLSGGQRQRIAIARAFLKDAPILLLDEATAALDSESEEAIREALSRLMRGRTVIAIAHRLATLRNFDRVVVLRSGRIIEDGAPDRLMQGEGPYRELVTQEMSRLAKFAA, encoded by the coding sequence ATGGATCAGCTCTCAGGCTACACGTACCGACCGTTTCCGTTTGTCATGCGCTATCTGCGTCAGCGCTCGGCATCGCATCTCGTGATCCTCGGCGCTGTTGCTGGCGCCGTTGCCTGCTCCGTCGGCACGCAATACGGCGTCAAGTTTCTGGTCGACAGCCTCTCGGCCGGCCCTCATGCCGGAGGCGGAGTCTGGGTGGCCTTCGCGTTGCTGATTTCCCTGATCGCGGCCGATAACATTCTGTGGCGTGTCGCCAGCTGGATCGCGAGCTTCACCTTCGTGAGGGTCACAGGTGACCTTCGTCGCGACATCTTCCGTCATCTCACCGGCCATTCACCCAGCTACTTCGGCGACCGTCTGCCGGGAATGTTGTCCAGCCGGATCACCGCGACGTCGAACGCGGTCTTCACAGTCGAGAACATGTTCATGTGGAACGTGCTGCCGCCGTGTCTGGCGACGGTCGCGGCCATCTGCCTGATCGGAACCGTGAGCGGACCGATGGCGGTCGGCCTGCTGCTGATTGCGTCGGCGATGGTGGTTGCGATGTTCCGCCTCGCGGCAGCCGGCAAGCCGCTGCATGATGATTTTGCCGACAAGGCCGCCATGGTCGATGGCGAAATGGTCGACGTGATCTCGAACATGCCTCTGGTCCGGGCGTTTTGCGGCCTGCGCCACGAACACGATCGCTTTGATGCGACTGTGAACAGGGAGCTCGCGGCGCGCGCGCGGAGCCTGCGCTATCTCGAGAAGTTGCGCATTCTCCATGCGACGGTGACGATCGTGCTGACCGTCGCACTGATGGCGTGGGCGATCTCGCTGTGGCAGCGGGGCGGTGCGACCACCGGCGACGTGGTGCTGGTCTGCACGCTGGGTCTGTGCATTCTCAACGCGACCCGCGATCTTGCCGTGGCGATGGTGGATGTGACCCAGCATGTCGCGCGCATGAGCGAGGCGATCGCAACTCTGCTGCAGCCACATGAGCTGCGCGATGATCCGGAGGCCGAGCCGCTGATCAAGAGTGGTGCTGCGATCGCCTTCGACAACGTCACCTTCCACTATCCGGGCGGCCACAAGCTGTTCGAGAACTTCACGCTGCGTCTGCAGCCGGGCCAGCGCGTCGGCCTAGTCGGCCAGTCCGGCGGCGGCAAGTCCAGCCTGTTCACGCTGTTGCAGCGGTTCTACGATCCGCAAACAGGCCACATCACGATCGATGGGCAGAATATCGCCAGGGTGACCCAGCAGAGCCTGCGCGAGGCGATCTCGGTGGTGCCGCAGGACATCTCGCTGTTCCATCGTTCCATTCTCGAGAACATTCGCTACGGCCGGCCGAGCGCGACCGATGACGAGGTGCTGCGGGCCGCCATCGCGGCACGCTGCGACTTTGTCGAGACCCTGCCGGAAGGATTGCAGACGATGGTCGGCGACCGCGGGGTGAAACTGTCCGGCGGCCAGCGCCAGCGCATCGCGATTGCCCGCGCCTTCCTCAAGGACGCACCGATCCTGCTGCTGGACGAGGCAACCGCCGCGCTCGACAGCGAGTCGGAAGAGGCGATCCGGGAAGCCTTGAGCCGGCTGATGCGCGGGCGTACCGTGATTGCGATCGCGCATCGACTGGCGACCTTGCGCAATTTCGATCGTGTCGTCGTCCTGAGGTCGGGCAGAATCATCGAGGACGGCGCGCCGGACCGGCTGATGCAGGGCGAGGGACCCTATCGCGAGCTCGTGACCCAGGAAATGAGCCGGCTCGCCAAGTTCGCTGCCTGA
- a CDS encoding MFS transporter, translated as MPIARPSISPDPEPRGQDRARPGTLREHGPAGKPAASRQSLRGLDWFIFFLADVQTGFGPFIAVYLTTQKWTQAQIGLVLSIGGIVGLIGQMPGGAIIDAARSERRVAGFAVAAIGCSALAYAAWPIFPAVASAAILHAAASCVLGPAIAAISLGLVGPRGMAERLGRNARFASLGSGVAAAVMGTCGYLISSRAVFLVTFILAFPTLIALSRIREREIDIARAHGHADQEDREVARLSGLLGLLRQRALLVFALGVFLLQLANAAMLPLMAGLVTTKSSEWAPMLIAFCIVVPQAIVALTSPSVGAVAQQWGRRPMLMLGFAALAIRGALFAVVHDPYLLVAVQIFDGVTAAVFAVMIPLTVADVAFGSGHFNLAQGIVGTATGIGASLSTVMAGIVNDRFGSATAFTGLSGVALAGLVLIALVMPETGQRARKA; from the coding sequence ATGCCGATTGCGCGGCCGTCCATATCACCTGACCCGGAGCCGCGAGGCCAGGATCGTGCACGCCCGGGCACCTTGCGCGAGCATGGTCCTGCCGGCAAACCTGCGGCGTCGCGCCAGAGCCTGCGCGGGCTCGACTGGTTCATCTTCTTTCTGGCCGATGTGCAGACGGGATTCGGTCCCTTTATCGCAGTTTATCTCACGACCCAGAAATGGACTCAGGCGCAGATCGGGCTGGTGCTGTCGATCGGCGGCATCGTCGGACTGATCGGGCAGATGCCGGGCGGCGCGATCATCGATGCCGCGAGGTCCGAGCGGCGCGTCGCGGGGTTCGCCGTCGCCGCCATCGGCTGCAGCGCGCTCGCCTATGCGGCGTGGCCGATCTTTCCGGCGGTGGCCAGCGCCGCGATCCTGCATGCCGCCGCGAGCTGCGTCCTTGGTCCTGCGATCGCGGCCATCAGCCTCGGCCTGGTCGGGCCGCGCGGCATGGCGGAGCGGCTTGGCCGCAACGCGCGCTTCGCCTCGCTCGGCAGCGGCGTAGCGGCGGCCGTCATGGGAACCTGCGGCTATCTCATCTCCAGCCGCGCCGTTTTCCTGGTGACCTTCATTCTCGCCTTTCCGACCCTGATCGCGCTGTCGCGGATTCGCGAGCGCGAAATCGACATTGCGCGTGCGCATGGCCATGCCGACCAGGAGGACAGGGAGGTCGCGCGGCTGTCTGGCCTGCTCGGCCTGTTGCGGCAGCGTGCGCTGCTGGTGTTTGCGCTCGGCGTGTTTCTGCTGCAACTCGCCAATGCCGCGATGTTGCCGCTGATGGCGGGGCTGGTGACGACGAAATCGAGCGAATGGGCGCCGATGCTGATCGCGTTCTGCATCGTCGTGCCGCAGGCGATCGTCGCGCTGACCTCACCCTCGGTCGGCGCGGTGGCGCAGCAATGGGGCCGCCGGCCGATGTTGATGCTGGGCTTTGCCGCGCTCGCGATTCGCGGCGCACTGTTCGCCGTCGTGCACGACCCCTATCTCCTGGTCGCCGTGCAGATCTTCGACGGCGTCACGGCCGCTGTCTTCGCCGTGATGATTCCGTTGACGGTGGCCGACGTGGCGTTCGGCAGCGGCCACTTCAATCTCGCGCAGGGCATCGTCGGGACCGCGACGGGCATTGGCGCATCGCTGTCGACCGTCATGGCCGGTATCGTCAACGACAGGTTCGGCAGCGCCACCGCCTTCACGGGTCTGTCGGGTGTGGCGCTGGCGGGTCTGGTTCTGATCGCGCTCGTGATGCCCGAGACCGGGCAGCGCGCGCGCAAGGCGTGA
- a CDS encoding amylo-alpha-1,6-glucosidase: protein MSAEVAITLSSMVHPDEPVEQPFYIPMTGPTARPRRSLKHDDTFIVLDGHGDIGASAGGPDGLFHADTRYLARLELTLDDVQPLLLGSSLRDDNSGLTVDLTNPDIYRQGRHVLAKDILHIVRTIFLWRGTAYQRIGVQNHGDRRASFDLKLAFDNDFADLFEARGAVRPRRGTGSGRLMGPGEVVLDYRGLDEVVRTTALNFDPCPMRLAVNSASYHFDLEPQESISLFVTVTCNGGAGGEPGRFFRSMLAHRREMRRCTGGAASIETSNDILNEVLCQAAADLNILMTDTPQGRYPYAGIPWYSTTFGRDGLITALQMLWVDPRIARGVLRRLAVYQASKTDPLADAEPGKILHEMRGGEMAALREVPFACYYGSVDSTPLFVLLAGLYLDRTGDIETLQELWPAIERALHWIDGPGDPDHDGFVEYQRASEHGLANQGWKDSYDAVFHADGRLAEGNIALAEVQGYVFAGKRLAARCARRLGRVDLAERLELEAARLAERFETAFWCEELNTYALALDGDKNPCRVRTSNAGQLLFSGMVREDRARKVAADLLRPHFFSGWGIRTVAHGEVRYNPMSYHDGSIWPHDNALIALGLSRYGLKHAVEQVFTGLFEAAAYMDLRRLPELFCGFRREKHRGPTLYPVACVPQAWASATPFTLLEAALGLEFDADRGEIRLRNPRLPAFLDWVVLRDLRLGSSAIDLRIHRHGEDVSIEVLRRRGQIQVSMVLAQ from the coding sequence ATGTCGGCCGAAGTCGCAATCACGCTCTCATCAATGGTGCACCCGGACGAGCCGGTGGAGCAGCCATTCTACATTCCCATGACAGGGCCGACAGCCCGGCCGCGGCGGTCGCTCAAACACGACGACACCTTCATCGTGCTCGACGGCCACGGCGACATCGGCGCGTCGGCAGGTGGTCCGGACGGCCTGTTCCACGCCGATACGCGCTATCTGGCGCGGCTCGAGCTGACGCTCGATGACGTTCAGCCGTTGCTGCTGGGCTCCAGTCTGCGCGATGACAATTCGGGCCTGACCGTCGATCTCACCAATCCCGACATCTACCGTCAGGGCCGGCATGTGCTGGCAAAGGACATCCTGCACATCGTGCGTACGATCTTCCTCTGGCGCGGCACCGCCTATCAGCGAATCGGGGTCCAGAACCACGGCGACCGGCGCGCCAGCTTCGATCTCAAGCTCGCCTTCGACAATGATTTTGCCGATCTGTTCGAGGCGCGCGGCGCGGTCCGGCCCCGCCGCGGCACGGGCTCCGGCCGGTTGATGGGACCGGGCGAAGTCGTGCTGGACTATCGCGGGCTGGACGAGGTGGTGCGGACGACTGCGCTGAATTTCGATCCGTGCCCGATGCGGCTGGCGGTCAATTCGGCGAGCTATCATTTCGATCTCGAGCCGCAGGAGTCGATCTCGCTGTTCGTCACGGTCACGTGCAATGGGGGCGCCGGTGGCGAGCCGGGCCGCTTCTTCCGCAGCATGCTCGCCCACCGTCGCGAGATGCGACGCTGCACGGGCGGCGCCGCGAGCATCGAGACCTCCAACGACATTCTCAACGAGGTGCTGTGCCAGGCGGCCGCGGACCTCAACATCCTGATGACGGATACGCCGCAGGGACGCTATCCCTACGCCGGCATCCCCTGGTACTCGACGACGTTCGGCCGTGACGGCCTGATCACGGCGTTGCAGATGCTGTGGGTCGATCCGCGGATCGCCCGCGGTGTGCTGCGCAGGCTGGCGGTCTATCAGGCGAGCAAGACCGATCCGCTCGCGGATGCGGAGCCCGGCAAGATCCTGCACGAGATGCGGGGCGGCGAGATGGCGGCGCTGCGCGAGGTGCCGTTCGCCTGCTACTACGGCAGCGTCGATTCGACTCCGCTGTTCGTCCTGCTGGCCGGCCTCTACCTCGACCGGACCGGCGATATCGAAACATTGCAGGAGCTGTGGCCGGCGATCGAGCGGGCTCTGCACTGGATCGACGGACCGGGCGATCCCGATCACGACGGCTTCGTCGAGTATCAGCGCGCCTCGGAGCATGGCCTCGCCAACCAGGGCTGGAAGGATTCCTACGACGCGGTCTTTCATGCCGATGGGCGGCTCGCCGAAGGCAACATCGCGCTTGCCGAGGTGCAGGGCTATGTCTTCGCCGGCAAGCGGCTGGCAGCGCGCTGCGCGCGCCGGCTCGGCCGCGTCGATCTGGCTGAGCGGCTGGAGTTGGAGGCGGCGCGCCTCGCCGAACGGTTCGAGACCGCCTTCTGGTGCGAGGAGCTCAACACTTACGCCTTGGCGCTGGACGGCGACAAGAATCCCTGCCGCGTACGCACCTCCAATGCAGGGCAGCTGCTGTTCAGCGGCATGGTGCGCGAGGACCGGGCCCGCAAGGTGGCTGCGGATCTGCTGCGGCCGCACTTCTTCTCGGGCTGGGGCATCCGCACGGTCGCCCATGGCGAGGTGCGCTACAATCCGATGTCCTATCATGACGGTTCGATCTGGCCGCACGACAACGCGCTGATCGCGCTCGGCCTGTCGCGCTATGGCCTCAAGCATGCGGTCGAGCAGGTGTTCACGGGACTGTTCGAAGCCGCCGCCTACATGGACCTGCGCCGGCTGCCGGAGCTGTTCTGCGGCTTCAGGCGCGAGAAGCATCGCGGACCGACGCTCTATCCGGTGGCGTGCGTACCGCAGGCCTGGGCCAGCGCCACGCCTTTCACGCTGCTCGAAGCGGCCCTCGGGCTCGAATTCGACGCCGATCGCGGCGAGATTCGTCTGCGCAATCCGCGGCTGCCGGCCTTCCTCGATTGGGTGGTGCTGCGGGATCTCAGGCTCGGCAGCTCGGCGATTGATCTGCGTATCCACCGGCACGGCGAGGATGTCTCGATCGAGGTGCTGCGCCGACGCGGCCAGATCCAGGTCTCCATGGTGCTGGCGCAATGA
- a CDS encoding glycosyltransferase family 4 protein, which translates to MRIAQVAPLTEAVPPKLYGGTERVVHWLTEELVALGHDVTLFASGDSQTSARLCPTWPKALRLDGSVRDPNALHMVMLEGVRQKCDDEAFDALHFHLDYYPFSLFSRQPTPFLTTLHGRLDLPEHQPVFSMFKDVPVVSISDAQRRPVPNANWVRTVLHGLPEKLLTPRPVTPSYLAVLGRIAPEKGVDRAIKIAMRCGIPLKIAAKVDRADQDYYDQLIYPLINGNPLVEYIGEIGDHEKPDFLSGALGLLLPIDWPEPFGLVMIEAMACGTPVIAYNRGSVPEVIDDGLTGFIVEDELSAVAAIGRLPDLSRARVREQFERRFTARRMALDYLAAYRSLIERAEPRIRLVSSAE; encoded by the coding sequence ATGCGCATCGCGCAGGTTGCTCCCTTGACGGAGGCGGTGCCTCCCAAGCTCTACGGCGGGACCGAGCGAGTGGTCCACTGGTTGACTGAAGAGCTTGTCGCCCTCGGCCATGATGTCACCCTGTTTGCAAGCGGCGATTCCCAGACTTCCGCCCGACTATGCCCGACATGGCCGAAGGCATTGCGTCTCGATGGCTCAGTGCGCGATCCCAATGCGCTGCACATGGTCATGTTGGAGGGCGTTCGGCAGAAATGCGACGATGAAGCGTTCGATGCCCTCCACTTCCACCTCGACTATTACCCGTTCTCGCTGTTCTCTCGGCAACCCACGCCATTCCTGACCACGTTGCACGGCAGGCTCGATCTCCCGGAACACCAGCCGGTGTTCTCGATGTTCAAGGATGTTCCCGTCGTCTCGATCTCAGATGCGCAGCGACGCCCGGTGCCGAACGCCAACTGGGTCCGTACCGTGCTGCACGGTTTGCCCGAGAAGCTCCTCACGCCCAGGCCGGTGACGCCGAGCTATCTTGCCGTGCTCGGACGCATCGCGCCCGAGAAGGGTGTCGACCGCGCGATCAAGATCGCGATGCGTTGTGGCATTCCGCTGAAGATTGCAGCCAAGGTCGATCGCGCCGACCAGGACTATTACGACCAGCTGATCTATCCGCTGATCAATGGCAATCCGCTCGTCGAGTACATCGGCGAAATCGGCGACCACGAGAAGCCGGACTTCCTGTCCGGCGCACTCGGCCTGCTGCTGCCGATCGACTGGCCCGAACCGTTCGGTCTCGTCATGATCGAGGCGATGGCCTGCGGCACCCCCGTGATCGCCTATAATCGCGGCTCAGTCCCGGAAGTGATCGACGACGGCCTCACCGGCTTCATCGTCGAGGACGAGCTCAGCGCGGTGGCCGCCATCGGCCGCTTGCCCGATCTCAGCCGCGCCCGGGTGCGCGAGCAGTTCGAACGGCGCTTCACGGCGCGCCGCATGGCGCTCGACTATCTCGCTGCCTATCGCAGCCTGATCGAACGGGCCGAGCCGCGCATCAGGCTGGTCAGCAGCGCAGAGTAA